In Pleomorphomonas sp. T1.2MG-36, a single window of DNA contains:
- a CDS encoding Lrp/AsnC family transcriptional regulator: MDAVDRTLLAALQENARISTKDLASKVRLSAPATAERLRKLQEAGVIEAFTALLDTKALGYHIEAIVRIRPLPGKLHVVEALLQDMPQVAECDKVTDDDGFVARILCRSIEHLDELLETIGEKAETSSAIVKRKIVSRRQPALADEK; encoded by the coding sequence CGTTGACCGCACCTTACTCGCCGCGTTGCAGGAGAATGCGCGCATTTCGACAAAGGACCTTGCGAGCAAGGTTCGCCTGTCTGCGCCGGCGACGGCGGAGCGACTGCGAAAGCTGCAAGAGGCGGGCGTAATCGAAGCCTTCACCGCGCTCTTGGATACGAAAGCGCTCGGCTACCACATCGAAGCGATAGTCCGCATCCGCCCGCTGCCGGGAAAGCTGCATGTCGTCGAGGCGCTGTTGCAAGACATGCCTCAAGTCGCGGAGTGCGACAAGGTGACCGACGACGATGGCTTCGTCGCGCGCATTCTGTGCCGTTCCATCGAGCATCTGGACGAGTTGCTCGAGACGATTGGCGAGAAGGCCGAGACGAGTTCGGCGATCGTTAAGCGAAAGATCGTGTCGCGCCGGCAGCCGGCATTGGCGGATGAAAAGTAA
- a CDS encoding nuclear transport factor 2 family protein yields MIDFQAYSIEWCAAWNAHDLDRLLGGFDDSVVFKSPAARKIVPGSDGVIVGKAALRSYWSEGLRLIPNLHFTLVGTYEGIDCVTIAYRNQDGREASEVLVFSDGLVVQGFGTYLVSPSS; encoded by the coding sequence ATGATTGATTTTCAGGCCTATTCCATTGAGTGGTGCGCTGCCTGGAATGCGCATGATCTCGACCGACTGCTCGGTGGCTTTGACGATTCGGTCGTCTTCAAGTCTCCAGCGGCGCGAAAGATCGTTCCTGGTTCCGATGGCGTCATTGTCGGCAAGGCAGCGCTCCGCTCCTATTGGAGCGAGGGCCTGCGCCTTATCCCCAACCTCCACTTCACGCTGGTGGGCACTTACGAGGGCATCGACTGCGTGACGATCGCCTATCGAAATCAGGATGGGCGCGAGGCGAGCGAGGTTCTGGTTTTCTCCGACGGATTGGTCGTTCAGGGCTTCGGAACATATCTGGTTTCGCCAAGCTCCTAA
- a CDS encoding cupin domain-containing protein has translation MKFETFDPATVSAGGRAARKLRLFDASDDGPHGGHVLGQALGAGVTILAYGNDSPGQGPVLHVHPYDEVFVILEGRARFYVGDQVIDAEAGDVVLGPRGLPHRFENLGPGRLQTLDVHHCERWYQVNV, from the coding sequence ATGAAGTTCGAGACATTCGACCCGGCCACCGTGTCAGCGGGAGGCCGCGCCGCGAGGAAGCTGAGACTGTTCGACGCGAGCGACGACGGCCCCCATGGTGGCCACGTTCTCGGCCAAGCGCTTGGGGCCGGGGTCACCATACTCGCCTATGGCAACGATAGCCCAGGTCAGGGGCCGGTCCTGCATGTCCACCCTTACGACGAGGTCTTCGTCATCTTGGAAGGGCGGGCGCGTTTCTACGTCGGGGATCAGGTCATCGACGCCGAAGCGGGAGATGTCGTCCTCGGACCTCGCGGGCTGCCGCATCGCTTCGAGAACCTTGGCCCCGGGCGTCTTCAGACCCTCGATGTCCACCACTGCGAACGATGGTACCAGGTGAACGTCTAG
- a CDS encoding TetR/AcrR family transcriptional regulator gives MARQSLRDDIISAGLRVMLVKGYSAASVRDIVAEAGAPQGSFTNHFPTKEAFSIAVLDAYFDHVKTLVAQAFESGTLSPRARLIRYLDIITDILEQDGLRRGCLIGDFSAEATQLNEAVRLRLERIFVEWRDQFAACIAEGQSLGEIETTFDPADLADFLLSSWEGAILRMKVERRRDALERFKKIAFATVFKEVN, from the coding sequence ATGGCTAGACAATCTCTCCGTGACGACATCATTTCCGCCGGGCTTCGCGTGATGCTCGTGAAGGGCTACTCCGCCGCCAGCGTTCGCGACATCGTCGCTGAAGCCGGGGCTCCGCAAGGCTCATTCACCAACCATTTCCCGACCAAGGAGGCGTTCAGTATTGCCGTGCTCGATGCCTACTTCGATCACGTCAAGACATTGGTCGCCCAAGCTTTCGAGAGTGGCACTCTGTCTCCAAGGGCCAGATTGATCCGCTATCTCGACATCATCACGGACATTTTGGAGCAGGACGGACTGCGGCGCGGCTGCCTGATTGGCGACTTTAGTGCCGAAGCAACTCAGCTCAACGAGGCCGTCCGGCTTCGGTTGGAGCGGATATTCGTCGAGTGGCGCGATCAGTTCGCCGCTTGCATAGCCGAGGGACAGTCCCTCGGAGAAATCGAGACGACCTTCGATCCGGCCGATCTCGCCGACTTTCTCTTGTCGTCATGGGAGGGCGCCATCCTCCGGATGAAGGTGGAGCGCCGCCGTGACGCCTTGGAACGCTTCAAGAAAATCGCTTTCGCAACAGTCTTTAAGGAGGTGAACTGA
- a CDS encoding haloalkane dehalogenase, whose translation MDDNLHLKRLPVLDSFISYREVGHGADTVALFLHGNPTSSYIWRNIMPHVAPLTRCIAPDLIGFGQSGKPDIEYRFADHVRYLEAFIEAVGIKSAYLVAQDWGTALAFVLAARRPELVRGLAFMEFIRPFDGWDDFHQSEAVRDAFRMFRTAGAGERAIIEENVFIERVLPGSVKRKMSDAEMDAYRAPFALARDRVPIWRLPNELPISGQPKDVDAMLRHAHEQLVSASYPKLLFVGDPGALVSPAYAESFAAKLKSCRLVQLGSGAHYLQEDHPDTIGRTIADWIEENAVSRAAE comes from the coding sequence ATGGACGACAATCTCCACCTGAAGCGGCTGCCTGTGCTGGACTCTTTCATTTCCTACCGCGAAGTCGGGCACGGTGCGGACACCGTGGCGCTGTTCCTACACGGCAATCCCACCTCGTCCTACATCTGGCGAAACATCATGCCGCATGTGGCGCCGCTCACTCGGTGCATTGCGCCGGATCTGATCGGGTTTGGCCAGTCCGGAAAGCCCGACATCGAATATCGCTTTGCCGATCATGTCCGTTATCTCGAAGCCTTCATCGAGGCTGTCGGGATCAAGTCTGCCTATCTCGTCGCTCAGGACTGGGGGACGGCGCTGGCTTTCGTTCTGGCGGCGCGCCGTCCGGAACTGGTCCGAGGGCTCGCTTTTATGGAGTTCATTAGGCCGTTTGACGGCTGGGACGATTTCCACCAGTCCGAAGCTGTGCGCGATGCGTTCAGAATGTTCCGGACGGCGGGCGCTGGTGAGCGCGCCATTATCGAAGAGAACGTGTTCATAGAGCGCGTCCTGCCCGGTTCGGTTAAGCGCAAAATGAGCGACGCGGAGATGGACGCCTATCGCGCGCCCTTTGCTCTTGCGCGTGACCGGGTACCGATCTGGCGTCTTCCCAACGAGTTGCCGATCAGCGGCCAGCCGAAAGACGTCGATGCCATGCTCAGGCATGCGCACGAGCAACTGGTCTCGGCAAGCTATCCGAAGCTGCTCTTCGTGGGAGATCCGGGGGCGCTGGTGTCGCCCGCATATGCGGAGAGTTTCGCGGCCAAACTGAAGAGTTGCCGGCTCGTGCAGCTCGGCTCTGGCGCCCATTACCTGCAGGAGGACCACCCGGACACCATCGGCCGGACGATTGCAGACTGGATCGAGGAAAACGCCGTTTCGAGAGCCGCCGAGTAA
- a CDS encoding quinone oxidoreductase family protein encodes MKAVIIDQFGGPEHLILRELPTPAPGEGEVLLKVASVGVNFADTMIRSGGAGVPMTDNLIIGSEAAGTVVALGSGVDPAILGKRAFAAPFAVGRITGAYATHIALPANGIFLLPDDITFDQAVALGLSGIVALELSKLVPIEGRTVLVHSAAGGVGHLLAQLVAMRSPGRLIGSVGDARKAELPNAIGVHSVVSTQGDWVGDLLALTDGAPPDVIFDAIGGAVSRLGLSNLSIGGHFVAYGGASGEYAALSKEDMPSFVMSGKSLIGYSLVPLLGHKDAARYLRDDLDTLFSYVTQGVLRPHVGHHFPLHEAADAHRLIESRRSSGKIILLPEVG; translated from the coding sequence TTGAAAGCCGTCATCATCGATCAATTTGGTGGCCCTGAACACCTGATTTTGCGCGAGCTGCCGACACCTGCCCCAGGCGAAGGCGAGGTGCTTTTGAAGGTTGCGTCCGTGGGCGTCAACTTTGCCGACACCATGATCCGATCAGGGGGCGCGGGCGTCCCGATGACGGACAACCTGATAATCGGCTCCGAAGCGGCCGGGACGGTCGTCGCGCTGGGCAGCGGCGTCGATCCGGCCATCCTGGGCAAAAGAGCCTTTGCCGCACCGTTCGCTGTTGGACGCATCACGGGGGCTTACGCAACGCATATCGCTCTTCCGGCGAACGGCATCTTCCTCCTTCCCGACGATATCACTTTCGATCAGGCGGTGGCGCTCGGTCTGTCCGGGATCGTTGCCCTTGAGCTCTCAAAGCTTGTGCCCATCGAAGGGCGAACCGTGCTCGTTCACTCGGCGGCTGGCGGCGTCGGGCACCTCCTGGCCCAGCTCGTGGCGATGCGGTCTCCTGGCCGACTGATTGGATCCGTGGGGGATGCCAGGAAAGCGGAGCTGCCCAACGCGATTGGTGTTCATTCGGTGGTGTCGACGCAAGGAGATTGGGTCGGCGATCTCCTGGCGCTCACCGATGGCGCTCCGCCCGATGTGATCTTCGACGCAATTGGCGGCGCCGTCAGTCGGCTGGGCTTGTCGAACTTGTCGATCGGCGGCCACTTCGTCGCTTATGGAGGAGCCAGCGGCGAGTACGCCGCGCTTTCGAAGGAAGACATGCCGTCCTTCGTCATGTCCGGCAAATCGCTGATTGGTTACTCCTTGGTGCCGCTCTTGGGCCACAAGGATGCTGCCCGGTATCTGCGGGATGATCTCGATACGCTGTTCAGCTACGTGACCCAAGGCGTGCTGCGGCCGCATGTCGGCCACCATTTTCCCTTGCATGAAGCGGCAGACGCGCATCGCCTCATCGAGAGCCGACGGTCGAGTGGAAAGATCATTCTGTTGCCGGAGGTCGGCTAA
- a CDS encoding Rdx family protein → MTKVEITYCRPCGYEKRAREAATALKQALGLDAELHPGGGGIFEVRVNDGVVAKRTRGHFPDTAEIVEIVSQTLH, encoded by the coding sequence ATGACCAAGGTCGAAATCACCTATTGCCGGCCGTGCGGCTACGAGAAGCGGGCGCGAGAGGCGGCAACTGCACTCAAGCAGGCGCTGGGACTGGATGCCGAGCTTCATCCCGGTGGCGGCGGGATCTTCGAAGTGCGGGTCAACGATGGGGTCGTTGCCAAGCGCACCCGCGGCCATTTTCCCGACACGGCGGAGATCGTCGAGATCGTGTCGCAGACCCTTCACTGA
- a CDS encoding winged helix-turn-helix transcriptional regulator translates to MNRLSSLPIERALQIIGGRWKLFIVFHLLAGAQRPGRLERLIPGISQKMLLQQLKELEEHGLVSKTIYAETPVRVEYELTQLGKTLAPVIEMLHQWGIEQSRATGDIETLKLCHPQPQID, encoded by the coding sequence ATGAACCGGCTTTCTTCCCTGCCGATCGAAAGAGCCCTGCAGATCATAGGCGGCCGCTGGAAGCTGTTCATCGTCTTTCATCTGCTGGCTGGCGCCCAACGGCCCGGCCGGCTCGAACGACTTATCCCTGGCATTTCGCAGAAGATGCTCTTGCAGCAGCTGAAGGAACTCGAGGAGCATGGCCTCGTCAGCAAGACGATCTACGCGGAAACTCCTGTGCGCGTAGAATACGAGCTCACGCAGCTCGGCAAAACACTCGCTCCGGTGATCGAGATGCTTCATCAGTGGGGAATCGAGCAGAGCCGCGCCACCGGCGACATTGAAACATTGAAGCTTTGCCATCCGCAACCACAGATCGACTGA